A part of Ictalurus furcatus strain D&B chromosome 8, Billie_1.0, whole genome shotgun sequence genomic DNA contains:
- the med19a gene encoding mediator of RNA polymerase II transcription subunit 19-A: MTEIFSTLFGQSDAQAPPSSAALGFGPGKPPPPHPQSAAPVPPQLSGQLGDEGPTARKPGVINEPFYLLRELPVGNDLTGNTNLITHYNLEHAYNKFCGKKVKEKLSNFLPELPGMIDSPGVQDGSSLRSLIEKPPVCGNSFSPLTGALLTGFRLHTGPLPEQYRLMHIQPPKKKSKHKHRHHRPQDPIPPETPSDSDPKKKKKKRDDDPERKKKKKDKKKKKNRHSPDHPGITGSQPNSNSLR, from the exons aTGACAGAAATATTTTCAACTCTGTTCGGCCAAAGCGACGCCCAGGCGCCCCCGAGTTCCGCGGCTCTTGGTTTTGGACCAGGAAAACCGCCGCCTCCGCACCCGCAGAGCGCAGCCCCGGTGCCGCCTCAGCTCTCAGGACAGCTCGGGGATGAAGGGCCTACAGCCCGGAAACCAGGAGTCATCAACGAGCCGTTCTATTTACTGCGAGAACTGCCTG taGGAAACGAtttaacaggaaacacaaaCCTGATCACACACTACAATCTGGAACATGCATACAATAAGTTCTGCGGTAAGAAGGTGAAGGAGAAACTCAGCAACTTCTTACCCGAATTACCAG GCATGATCGACAGTCCAGGCGTTCAGGATGGCAGTTCACTACGCTCCCTCATAGAGAAACCTCCAGTGTGTGGAAACTCGTTCAGCCCACTGACCGGAGCACTGCTGACTGGCTTCAGACTACATACTGGACCG CTTCCAGAGCAGTACAGATTGATGCACATTCAACCTCCGAAGAAGAAAagcaaacataaacacagacatCATCGACCTCAGGATCCCATTCCACCAG AAACACCGTCAGACTCCGAccccaagaagaagaagaaaaagcgaGACGACGATCCCGAgcgcaaaaagaaaaagaaggacaagaagaagaaaaag aATCGCCACAGTCCTGATCACCCTGGAATCACTGGCTCTCAACCCAACAGCAATAGTCTAAGATAG
- the si:dkey-6i22.5 gene encoding polyamine-modulated factor 1: protein MVYSWRVDENVNIGRGKMEDVANCRSNENSSRDSGQTSENASSIVSVQTGVTENVPVKCEPRRSRLKVFNKVMEKSLQRLIADASFNRFAHSFHPLCKQNPQMAEVIHKQFISDLQKAIQEDINKVIEEGDLQVKLEELDRLEEQAKDTPGPTWRPSGVPEQDVCSVLIPYHRGQEEYVRRELRKLQKENAALAQRVQSGRDTITHTEQRISAAVDEWKASVADLESFVSSLCPSENFESL, encoded by the exons ATGGTGTATTCTTGGCGGGTAGATGAGAATGTCAACATTGGTAGGGGGAAAATGGAGGATGTCGCTAACTGTCGGTCTAACGAGAACAGTTCAAGAGACTCTGGTCAAACAAGTGAAAATGCAAGTTCAATTGTGTCGGTACAGACCGGTGTCACCGAAAATGTCCCGGTTAAATGTGAGCCGCGCCGGAGCAGACTGAAGGTCTTCAATAAAGTTATGGAGAAAAGCCTCCAGCGGCTTATAGCAGATGCGAG TTTCAACAGGTTTGCCCACTCGTTCCATCCGCTGTGTAAGCAGAATCCACAGATGGCAGAGGTCATCCACAAGCAGTTCATAAGCGATCTGCAGAAAGCTATCCAG GAGGACATAAACAAAGTGATAGAGGAAGGGGACCTGCAGGTGAAACTGGAGGAGTTGGACAGACTAGAAGAGCAGGCTAAAGACACCCCAGGGCCTACATG GCGACCCAGTGGCGTTCCTGAGCAggatgtgtgcagtgtgttgaTTCCCTATCACCGGGGGCAGGAGGAGTATGTACGCAGAGAGCTGAGGAAGCTACAGAAGGAGAATGCGGCTCTGGCTCAGAGAGTACAGTCTGGCCGagacactatcacacacacggAACAGCGCATATCAGCAGCTGTGGATGAGTGGAAG GCATCTGTTGCTGATTTGGAATCGTTTGTCTCATCACTTTGTCCATCTGAAAATTTTGAGTCTCTCTGA